Proteins from a single region of Pseudomonas ekonensis:
- the sohB gene encoding protease SohB, producing MEFFTEYASFLAKTVTLVVAILVVLASFAALRSKGRRKSAGQLQVSKLNDFYKGLRERLEQSLLDKDQLKALRKGQAKAEKKQKKQHETKPRVFVLDFDGDIKASATESLRHEITALLTLASPKDEVVLRLESGGGMVHSYGLASSQLARIREAGIPLTVCIDKVAASGGYMMACIGQKVISAPFAILGSIGVVAQLPNVNRLLKKHDIDYEVLTAGEYKRTLTVFGENTEKGREKFQQDLDITHQLFKNFVARYRPQLAIDEVATGEIWLGMAALDKQLVDELKTSDEYLAERAKQSELYHLHYAERKSLQERIGMAASGSVDRVLLNWWGRLTQQRFW from the coding sequence GTGGAGTTTTTCACCGAATACGCCAGCTTCCTGGCCAAGACCGTGACCCTGGTGGTCGCCATTCTGGTGGTGCTGGCCAGTTTCGCCGCATTGCGCAGCAAAGGGCGGCGCAAGTCCGCCGGCCAATTGCAGGTCAGCAAGCTCAATGATTTCTACAAAGGGTTGCGCGAGCGACTGGAACAGAGCCTGCTCGACAAGGACCAGCTCAAGGCCCTGCGCAAGGGCCAGGCCAAGGCAGAGAAGAAGCAGAAGAAGCAGCACGAGACCAAGCCGCGGGTGTTCGTGCTCGACTTCGACGGTGACATCAAGGCATCGGCCACCGAGAGCCTGCGTCACGAAATCACCGCGTTGCTGACCCTGGCCTCGCCCAAGGACGAAGTGGTGCTGCGCCTGGAGAGCGGCGGCGGCATGGTGCACAGCTACGGGCTGGCGTCGTCGCAACTGGCACGCATCCGCGAGGCCGGCATTCCGCTGACGGTGTGCATCGACAAGGTCGCCGCCAGCGGCGGCTACATGATGGCGTGCATCGGCCAGAAGGTGATCAGCGCGCCGTTCGCGATCCTCGGCTCCATCGGTGTGGTCGCGCAGTTGCCCAACGTCAACCGCCTGCTGAAGAAGCACGACATCGACTACGAGGTGCTGACCGCCGGCGAGTACAAGCGCACGCTGACGGTGTTCGGCGAAAACACCGAGAAGGGCCGGGAGAAGTTCCAGCAGGACCTGGACATCACCCATCAGCTGTTCAAGAACTTCGTGGCCCGTTACCGCCCGCAACTGGCCATCGATGAAGTGGCCACCGGCGAGATCTGGCTGGGCATGGCCGCGCTGGACAAGCAACTGGTGGACGAACTCAAGACCAGCGACGAATACCTGGCCGAGCGGGCCAAGCAATCCGAGCTGTATCACCTGCACTACGCCGAACGCAAAAGCCTGCAGGAACGCATCGGCATGGCGGCCAGCGGTTCGGTGGACCGTGTGCTGCTGAACTGGTGGGGCCGTTTGACCCAGCAGCGTTTCTGGTAA
- a CDS encoding dermonecrotic toxin domain-containing protein yields MDVEETQTTPPQISPAQQGVFFELLKKQIPAWMLESSQESRAALYASLKSGFRSRFAVLEELRAFKSPERFCAPLLAKALSAKLVEPVQVEGIIFQHVRSTSSLLGLRKKLVLPIDRDLLGAACENFELSETRAENYHESSLIYVPERITGHTHRILPIRPHEFAQLCRVLDLGKSYQAHVSEFFGDKAQHGRLRKKAVDCLKDRFEVERHLAYMQRHIGKDVYEMLKSVVERKPSITLGKNTLGYQQLNMLDTTLNGPMFIGPVSEHVDDDYRCVVYMPGDPSHPLKEYASFSLFEVELSRRLKSPAFRQFFMRFIKLEDRARFLEKLDKGLAVKVFRWNSSFVQVDGRDLDAESDDDLFLAIYRQHAEQVLADARLLVVPTDDEDEKSRLARLETYKAIGLNALVFMGTFVPMVGEVLFAVAGIQLLATVYEGVSHWAAGEQEQAADCLFDTIENLILMTALGTAAKGGSSLFKVVRQSDFVSRLRKVPISPDGMRLWKPDLTPYRAKQSLPQGLEASGQGLVTFGRKQYLNIGADHFAVEPRSGTNVWDVLPQQSERYLPVLETNGAGAWRHDAELFQDWSPLTLFRRLGYRAENVPDAQASQILAVTGVEAPQLRRVFAERRKPMATLVDTVRRFRADIAVNRFIEQMGKPTSAPAADADLQLFLLTSSADWPRDTVVSVVDTLGNETKRYGPTTAAQQLRLGQELLRKGTFYPSLLAGLKTPQRHRLLGITSQDPASQTAALVEMLANDAERLRLKLFERLDVRTDISSEPLTAPVRVAFPGLPGAVADELALNADASEWQQLEAGKLPLRIGEEARRYSQVVSLNRAYEGLYLDAPRDLNTDLVVLDTLAGLPGWPQDVFIEITQQGRSSGDKARTGPVGARHNVLLKAFGSHYRAVDGNGKLLAGSSSNTRAHFFQTLWQSLPVHARKALGVEKDDSAVDLRRKITASALQRRDDIARLVAGQSWRAGYRSPMGLADPRGEPVVEFKQSAPVSRIAEVAALRQRARELYPLHSLARIESFLMTLGDDEVLATRALEALRLQYLTMRNTLEQWINSQTHYQKADGTRHTVPRRSKALAAQAILRAWRKESGTVGHPSEILDSLTFDAQPLGALPTIIGDFRHIGALEMNNVGDSAGLNAFLKNFPNLHGLSLTGNGLARVPSAIDDMPRLTHLDLSDNQIALTAEAAAALAAKDHLQSLNLSFNPGLGRLPSFASMRNLRHLALRGIGVDAWPAGLDEHPVLRTLDLRDNRIKVLADAIFKARTELNHGTNVDGNPLSAKTLEDIVRYQQATGLNLGVITVDYAHPPVDLLPDSVPGAHWASGLAQEDIAPMQAAWASLSAYPRSRDFFLVLDQMRSSADDVRQHSNLAARVWNLLRAAAEDDGLRSELFRMARIGRVSADETGDVFNDLEIRVLCYRAMRAARTGERSLEGELVRLLRGLFRLQELQKQAQIEIGSRLRDSTLSRRQALELSLIYRVRLAHRLELLAQPGAIDTAFDVDVTEQQLNRAYAAVVKAENSPALLDLINAQPFWSQYLHSTHQGLFLGVQERTAQAFAELETQNDLSRATATQRMMAIMDNFRNENRSLYQRLTQEALDRHPGLAVPEPETAGR; encoded by the coding sequence ATGGACGTTGAAGAGACTCAAACTACCCCTCCGCAGATATCCCCTGCTCAGCAAGGCGTATTCTTCGAACTGCTGAAGAAGCAGATACCGGCCTGGATGCTGGAATCATCGCAAGAGTCCAGGGCAGCGTTGTATGCAAGTCTGAAATCCGGCTTTCGCTCCCGATTCGCAGTGCTTGAAGAATTGCGCGCCTTCAAGTCCCCGGAACGTTTTTGTGCACCGCTGCTGGCCAAGGCGTTGTCGGCAAAGCTGGTCGAGCCTGTACAGGTTGAAGGCATCATTTTCCAACATGTTCGCTCTACTTCGAGTCTGCTTGGGCTGAGAAAGAAACTGGTGCTGCCAATCGACCGCGATCTGTTGGGGGCCGCCTGCGAAAACTTCGAACTCAGCGAAACTCGCGCAGAAAACTATCATGAAAGTTCATTGATATATGTCCCGGAACGAATCACCGGACACACCCACAGGATTCTCCCGATCCGCCCCCATGAGTTTGCGCAACTTTGCCGTGTGCTGGATCTGGGCAAAAGCTATCAGGCCCATGTGTCTGAGTTCTTCGGAGACAAGGCGCAACATGGCAGGCTGCGAAAGAAGGCGGTGGATTGCCTGAAAGACCGGTTTGAGGTTGAGCGGCATCTTGCGTATATGCAAAGGCATATAGGAAAGGATGTCTATGAGATGTTGAAGTCCGTCGTCGAGCGCAAGCCGTCGATCACTTTGGGCAAGAACACGTTGGGCTATCAACAGCTCAACATGCTCGACACGACACTCAATGGTCCGATGTTCATCGGGCCCGTCAGCGAGCATGTGGATGATGACTACCGGTGCGTTGTGTACATGCCGGGAGATCCATCGCACCCATTGAAGGAATATGCCTCGTTCTCCCTGTTCGAGGTGGAGTTGAGCCGTCGCTTGAAGTCACCCGCCTTCCGCCAATTCTTCATGCGCTTCATCAAACTGGAGGATCGGGCCAGGTTTCTTGAAAAACTGGATAAAGGCCTTGCAGTAAAGGTCTTCCGTTGGAACAGCAGTTTCGTGCAGGTCGATGGGCGTGACCTGGACGCCGAAAGCGATGACGACCTGTTTCTGGCGATCTATCGACAGCATGCCGAGCAAGTGCTGGCCGATGCCCGCTTGCTCGTGGTTCCGACCGACGACGAAGATGAGAAGAGCCGGCTGGCGAGGCTCGAAACCTACAAGGCCATTGGCCTCAACGCATTGGTGTTCATGGGGACATTCGTTCCGATGGTGGGCGAGGTTCTGTTCGCCGTCGCCGGCATCCAGCTGCTGGCGACAGTCTATGAAGGGGTTTCCCATTGGGCCGCCGGGGAACAGGAACAGGCGGCGGACTGCCTGTTCGATACCATCGAGAACCTGATCTTGATGACGGCACTGGGTACGGCCGCCAAGGGGGGAAGCAGCCTCTTCAAAGTCGTGAGGCAGAGCGATTTCGTCTCGCGATTGCGCAAGGTGCCGATTTCGCCCGACGGTATGCGCTTGTGGAAGCCCGACCTTACGCCCTATCGCGCAAAGCAAAGCCTTCCCCAAGGACTTGAGGCGAGCGGGCAAGGGCTTGTCACGTTTGGCCGCAAGCAGTATTTGAACATCGGTGCGGATCACTTTGCGGTCGAGCCCAGGTCAGGCACGAATGTCTGGGACGTGCTCCCGCAGCAGTCCGAACGATATCTGCCTGTACTCGAAACCAACGGTGCCGGTGCCTGGCGGCACGACGCCGAGCTGTTCCAGGACTGGAGTCCGCTGACCTTGTTCCGGCGCCTCGGTTACCGCGCAGAAAATGTGCCGGATGCCCAGGCCTCGCAGATTCTGGCTGTCACCGGCGTGGAGGCGCCTCAACTGCGCCGCGTGTTTGCCGAGCGCCGCAAGCCGATGGCGACATTGGTGGACACGGTCAGGCGATTTCGCGCCGACATTGCCGTCAATCGGTTCATCGAGCAGATGGGCAAACCGACATCTGCCCCGGCTGCCGATGCTGACCTGCAACTGTTCCTGCTGACATCTTCCGCCGACTGGCCCAGAGACACGGTCGTGAGTGTTGTCGACACTCTCGGCAACGAAACCAAGCGCTACGGCCCGACGACGGCGGCGCAGCAACTGAGGCTCGGTCAAGAGCTTTTGCGTAAGGGAACGTTTTACCCATCGCTCTTGGCGGGCCTCAAGACCCCGCAACGGCATCGGCTGCTGGGCATCACCTCCCAAGACCCGGCCAGCCAGACTGCAGCGCTCGTGGAAATGCTCGCCAACGATGCCGAACGCCTGCGGCTGAAGTTGTTTGAGCGGCTGGATGTGCGCACCGACATCAGCAGCGAGCCGCTGACGGCTCCGGTGAGGGTGGCGTTCCCCGGATTGCCGGGTGCGGTCGCCGATGAGTTGGCTCTCAATGCCGACGCCAGTGAATGGCAACAGCTCGAAGCCGGCAAGCTGCCGTTGCGCATCGGTGAGGAGGCACGGCGATACTCGCAAGTGGTGAGCCTGAATCGCGCCTATGAGGGGCTCTATCTTGACGCCCCGCGCGACTTGAACACGGATCTGGTCGTGCTCGACACGTTGGCCGGTCTGCCCGGCTGGCCACAGGATGTGTTCATCGAAATCACGCAGCAGGGGCGGTCTTCCGGCGACAAGGCCCGGACAGGCCCGGTCGGCGCCCGGCACAACGTGCTGCTCAAGGCGTTCGGGTCGCATTACCGGGCGGTCGATGGCAATGGAAAGTTGCTGGCAGGGTCGTCCTCGAACACCCGCGCGCATTTTTTCCAGACGTTGTGGCAGAGCCTGCCTGTCCACGCAAGGAAAGCGCTGGGTGTCGAGAAGGATGATTCGGCCGTGGACTTGCGCCGGAAAATCACCGCGTCAGCCCTGCAACGGCGTGATGATATCGCCCGTTTGGTGGCCGGGCAGTCGTGGCGTGCAGGTTACCGTTCGCCCATGGGATTGGCGGATCCTCGCGGTGAGCCTGTGGTGGAGTTCAAGCAATCGGCCCCCGTTTCCCGGATCGCTGAAGTGGCAGCGCTGCGCCAGCGGGCCCGTGAACTGTACCCCTTGCATTCGCTCGCGCGGATCGAGAGTTTTCTGATGACATTGGGCGACGACGAGGTGTTGGCGACTCGCGCTCTCGAAGCGCTCAGGCTGCAATACCTGACGATGCGCAATACCCTGGAGCAATGGATAAACAGCCAAACCCACTACCAGAAAGCGGACGGCACCCGACACACGGTTCCCAGGCGCAGCAAAGCCCTGGCCGCGCAGGCCATTTTGCGGGCATGGCGCAAAGAGTCGGGAACCGTCGGGCATCCCTCTGAAATCCTCGACAGCCTGACCTTCGATGCGCAGCCGTTGGGGGCGCTGCCGACAATCATCGGAGACTTCAGGCACATCGGCGCACTGGAAATGAACAATGTCGGGGACAGCGCGGGACTGAATGCGTTTCTGAAGAACTTCCCGAACCTGCACGGGCTGAGTCTCACCGGAAACGGCCTGGCCCGGGTGCCCTCGGCGATCGATGACATGCCGCGCCTGACCCACCTGGACCTGAGTGACAACCAGATCGCCCTGACGGCAGAGGCAGCGGCCGCATTGGCTGCCAAGGACCATCTGCAATCGTTGAACCTGAGCTTCAACCCAGGCCTCGGGCGGCTGCCGTCCTTTGCGTCGATGCGCAATCTACGACACCTGGCCCTGCGCGGCATCGGAGTCGACGCATGGCCGGCGGGCCTTGATGAACATCCGGTGCTTCGCACCCTCGACCTGCGCGACAACCGAATAAAAGTGCTGGCGGACGCGATCTTCAAGGCGCGTACGGAGCTGAACCACGGCACCAATGTCGACGGCAATCCGCTGTCGGCCAAGACGCTGGAGGACATTGTCCGCTATCAGCAAGCCACCGGTCTCAATCTTGGCGTGATCACCGTCGACTACGCCCATCCGCCCGTCGACCTGCTGCCTGACAGTGTTCCCGGAGCCCATTGGGCGAGCGGGCTGGCGCAGGAAGACATTGCGCCGATGCAGGCCGCCTGGGCCTCGTTGTCGGCCTACCCGCGTTCCCGGGACTTCTTCCTGGTGCTCGATCAGATGCGCAGTTCGGCCGATGACGTGCGTCAACATTCGAACCTGGCCGCTCGTGTCTGGAACCTGCTGCGGGCGGCTGCGGAGGATGACGGCTTGCGCAGCGAACTGTTTCGCATGGCACGGATCGGCCGGGTCAGCGCCGATGAGACCGGCGATGTATTCAATGATCTGGAGATCAGGGTGCTGTGCTATCGCGCCATGAGGGCGGCACGTACGGGCGAACGGTCGCTGGAGGGCGAACTGGTGCGGTTGCTGCGGGGCCTGTTTCGCCTGCAAGAACTGCAGAAGCAGGCTCAGATCGAGATCGGTAGTCGCCTGCGCGACAGCACCCTTAGCCGCCGGCAGGCGTTGGAACTGAGCCTGATCTATCGGGTCAGGCTGGCGCATCGCCTGGAGCTGTTGGCCCAGCCAGGTGCGATCGACACCGCGTTCGACGTCGACGTGACCGAGCAGCAGTTGAACAGGGCTTACGCAGCAGTGGTCAAGGCGGAGAACTCACCCGCGCTGCTCGATCTGATCAATGCCCAGCCTTTCTGGAGTCAATACCTGCATTCGACCCATCAAGGGTTGTTCCTCGGTGTGCAGGAACGCACAGCCCAAGCGTTTGCCGAACTTGAGACGCAAAACGATCTGTCGCGTGCGACCGCGACGCAGAGGATGATGGCGATCATGGACAATTTCCGAAATGAAAACCGCAGCCTGTACCAACGACTGACGCAAGAGGCGTTGGACCGGCATCCGGGCCTGGCGGTGCCTGAACCGGAGACGGCCGGGCGTTGA
- a CDS encoding leucine-rich repeat domain-containing protein, with translation MTDKNDDALILHHPDMRSALNATVASALPLTPEAFGIARIRSRWGADIDPQTARLVTLDYDRDSDLGKNGVHHGKVTRSRTLVRALLDNYQTVADGRFGESLFGLYTPPDIGPTVVVQDDDPGDGTPVQGLLHNYEGLYRQTSPQVYGPSTQLPIRAADFKRWVWTLELRSLYQAYLDSAWPSDETLLADTPYPLRTSVKAAFIMSAFLQHGERSLSRDGLALALRSAGLAPDVQWKDLAFAQLQAATRVQEGIEVGRLALYRYTAKDIWYFHDRASRRVLLHIPGNSSPLHEFTDTSRLRQWLAAQGRSEGGRRALAAHFAAQDIEDGLFHAGVLTALDGMGLYPKEHWLGRTAGFFNNDGYWNPDDYVVLQPVEGRCDPFAQWVLTMKQDALASADGIRDDVQVNRDEFSAVVEPIVRWVNRFAPLALFVPGGEGVLALAGLIDAGYGLDAAVNGGSAQAQSEGLTRTVFGLLNALPVAGELAAVKSEARAWRASEEGAPALLPAGEMAGDALEPAAARLAALRGLGEPVASFTDEALAQIERVVGWSDEERQLTGDGSTTFPLLADAIDRFRLEQAIDPALDPAVRTERFNSRYLALQHSGNEWVRLFQEQYPGLPKSAIEQLFKRADLDAGRAFDPSEARRALRALDGKARQYQAHARLDQAYAGLYLRAMNNSDTDRLALHTLRHLPGWPSGVAVQVLDSSISGRVLERAGMPVAHDIRRLIKVGSRYRSGDSAPDEAGDLYGALSAVLTEQERSSLGVAVPDPAGALRLKLGEHALPRNELHRGLERADSGLTFESGGRLAGGGFPPTLEGQGLTVEVDRLQVKELYPEFDNAQADAWLLQAGPQVQSTLAALRLELDQLNLDLNEWIGLSATDIDDVDIDFLDPADAEAAQMTPAQLAEHNHNLLEDAIGHEHAMRRELSQELLAIWQKRPPRINRVAAGEQREVYRLDLDFEDYFRLPVTRVRFEEVFELSMRGLHVVERESLDAFLESFPNLRTLNLESVDTRRLNDNDVLEGALLPSILKMRHLTRLNLRSTFLELKESTASQFRELTRLQELDLSDNPLLEAPVVLGMDELRVLNLRNTAITRCPVGLPEQPGMTLLNLADNRIVRVPPAVFNQAISRQRVMLWGNPLSDEGSLERVVEHRRRTGINLWLAPAREDDGVEPWLREGNGALSQARRSVWASVGAKPSGPTLLRRVNGLSLTADFRVAYRELQARVWLFLVQADASDELWGFLTNGLESASGDAENPFVAFEELENRVRFYRDWVALGRPVPMTG, from the coding sequence ATGACCGACAAAAACGACGACGCCCTGATCCTTCACCACCCGGACATGCGCTCGGCGCTGAACGCCACAGTGGCATCGGCGCTGCCCCTGACGCCGGAGGCCTTCGGCATCGCTCGGATCCGCTCCCGGTGGGGCGCCGACATCGATCCGCAGACTGCCCGGTTGGTCACGCTCGACTACGACCGTGACTCGGACCTGGGCAAGAACGGGGTGCATCACGGCAAGGTGACGCGCTCGCGTACCCTCGTCCGGGCCTTGCTGGACAACTATCAGACTGTCGCGGACGGGAGGTTCGGCGAGAGTCTTTTTGGCTTGTACACCCCGCCGGACATCGGCCCGACCGTCGTCGTCCAGGACGACGATCCGGGTGACGGCACGCCTGTACAGGGTTTGCTGCACAACTATGAAGGCCTCTACCGCCAGACGTCACCCCAGGTCTACGGCCCTTCCACGCAATTGCCCATCCGTGCGGCGGACTTCAAGCGGTGGGTCTGGACCCTGGAGCTGCGCTCGCTTTACCAGGCTTACCTGGACAGTGCCTGGCCTTCTGACGAGACCCTGTTGGCCGACACCCCCTATCCCTTGAGAACGTCCGTGAAAGCGGCCTTCATCATGAGCGCCTTTCTGCAGCACGGCGAGCGCAGCCTGAGCCGTGACGGGTTGGCGCTGGCATTGCGCAGCGCCGGGCTGGCGCCGGATGTGCAATGGAAGGATCTGGCCTTTGCCCAATTGCAGGCCGCTACCCGAGTGCAGGAAGGCATCGAGGTCGGCCGTCTGGCCCTTTACCGTTACACGGCCAAAGACATCTGGTACTTCCATGACCGTGCCAGCCGACGGGTGCTTCTGCACATTCCCGGCAATTCGTCGCCGTTGCACGAGTTCACGGACACCAGCCGGTTGCGCCAATGGCTCGCAGCGCAAGGCAGGAGCGAAGGGGGACGGCGGGCACTGGCTGCGCATTTTGCCGCGCAGGACATCGAGGACGGGCTGTTCCACGCCGGTGTCCTGACCGCGTTGGACGGCATGGGACTGTATCCGAAGGAACACTGGCTGGGCCGCACGGCGGGATTCTTCAACAATGACGGCTATTGGAACCCCGACGACTATGTCGTGCTGCAGCCAGTCGAAGGGCGGTGCGATCCGTTCGCCCAGTGGGTGCTGACCATGAAACAGGACGCGCTGGCCAGTGCCGACGGCATCCGCGACGACGTTCAGGTCAATCGCGATGAGTTCAGCGCGGTGGTCGAGCCGATCGTGCGATGGGTCAACCGTTTTGCGCCGCTGGCCTTGTTCGTGCCGGGCGGCGAGGGTGTGCTGGCGCTGGCGGGGCTGATCGATGCGGGCTACGGCCTCGATGCCGCCGTCAACGGCGGTTCGGCGCAGGCGCAGTCCGAAGGGCTGACGCGTACAGTGTTCGGCCTGCTGAACGCGTTGCCGGTGGCCGGGGAGCTCGCGGCGGTGAAAAGCGAAGCACGGGCCTGGCGGGCGTCGGAGGAGGGGGCGCCGGCCCTGCTGCCGGCCGGCGAGATGGCCGGCGATGCGCTGGAGCCTGCCGCCGCGCGCCTGGCTGCGTTGCGCGGACTGGGCGAGCCTGTCGCCTCCTTCACCGATGAGGCGCTGGCGCAGATCGAACGGGTCGTCGGCTGGAGCGATGAAGAACGGCAACTGACCGGCGACGGTTCGACAACGTTTCCTTTGCTGGCGGACGCCATCGACCGGTTCAGGCTTGAGCAGGCAATTGATCCGGCGCTGGATCCCGCCGTTCGCACGGAGCGGTTCAACAGCCGTTACCTGGCCCTTCAGCATTCCGGGAACGAATGGGTGCGGTTGTTTCAGGAGCAGTATCCGGGGTTACCCAAATCAGCCATCGAACAGCTGTTCAAGCGCGCGGATCTCGATGCCGGGCGTGCCTTTGATCCGAGCGAAGCCCGGCGAGCGCTCCGGGCGCTGGACGGCAAGGCCCGCCAGTACCAGGCCCATGCCCGTCTGGATCAGGCCTATGCGGGGCTGTACCTGCGCGCCATGAACAATTCGGACACGGACCGGCTCGCGCTGCACACCCTGAGGCATTTGCCGGGCTGGCCATCGGGGGTGGCCGTGCAGGTACTGGACAGCTCGATCAGCGGTCGCGTGCTGGAGCGAGCCGGGATGCCGGTCGCTCACGACATCCGCCGGTTGATCAAGGTGGGCAGTCGTTACCGCAGCGGTGACAGTGCACCGGATGAGGCCGGCGACCTGTACGGGGCCTTGTCCGCCGTGCTGACGGAGCAGGAGCGCTCGTCGCTGGGTGTGGCGGTGCCGGATCCAGCCGGTGCCTTGCGCCTGAAGCTTGGCGAGCATGCGTTGCCCCGCAACGAACTGCACAGGGGCCTGGAACGAGCGGACTCGGGCCTGACGTTCGAGTCCGGGGGCCGGCTGGCGGGGGGAGGATTCCCCCCGACCCTGGAAGGACAGGGCTTGACGGTCGAGGTGGATCGCTTGCAGGTCAAGGAGCTCTATCCCGAGTTCGACAATGCACAGGCGGATGCCTGGTTGCTTCAGGCCGGCCCGCAGGTACAGTCGACGCTGGCGGCGTTGCGCCTGGAGCTGGATCAACTGAACCTCGACCTGAATGAGTGGATCGGGCTGTCGGCGACCGACATCGATGACGTGGACATCGATTTTCTGGATCCGGCCGACGCCGAGGCGGCGCAGATGACGCCGGCGCAATTGGCCGAGCACAACCACAACCTGCTGGAGGACGCCATCGGCCACGAACATGCAATGCGCAGAGAACTTTCCCAGGAGTTGCTGGCCATCTGGCAGAAGCGGCCTCCCAGGATCAATCGTGTCGCGGCCGGTGAGCAGAGGGAGGTGTACCGTCTCGATCTGGATTTCGAGGACTATTTCCGCCTGCCGGTCACCCGGGTCCGCTTTGAGGAGGTGTTCGAGCTGTCGATGCGTGGATTACACGTGGTGGAGCGGGAAAGCCTTGACGCATTCCTTGAGAGTTTCCCGAACCTGCGCACCTTGAACCTGGAAAGCGTGGACACGCGTCGCCTGAACGACAACGACGTGCTGGAGGGGGCGCTACTGCCTTCGATCCTGAAGATGCGCCATCTGACCCGGCTGAACCTGCGTTCGACCTTCCTGGAGCTCAAGGAGTCCACGGCATCGCAGTTTCGGGAACTGACGCGCCTGCAAGAGCTCGACCTGAGCGACAACCCGCTCTTGGAGGCGCCGGTGGTGCTGGGCATGGACGAGCTGCGTGTCCTGAACCTGAGGAACACCGCGATCACCCGCTGCCCCGTCGGACTCCCGGAGCAGCCCGGCATGACCCTGCTGAACCTGGCCGACAACCGGATCGTGCGAGTGCCGCCGGCGGTGTTCAACCAGGCCATTTCGCGCCAGCGGGTCATGCTGTGGGGCAATCCCTTGTCCGATGAGGGCTCGCTGGAAAGGGTCGTCGAACATCGGCGGCGCACCGGCATCAACCTGTGGCTCGCTCCGGCCCGGGAGGATGACGGCGTAGAGCCCTGGCTGCGGGAAGGCAACGGGGCATTGAGTCAGGCACGACGGTCGGTGTGGGCGAGCGTGGGCGCGAAACCGTCCGGCCCGACCCTGTTGCGCAGGGTGAACGGTTTGAGCCTGACGGCGGACTTTCGAGTGGCCTACCGGGAGCTTCAGGCGCGCGTCTGGTTGTTCTTGGTGCAGGCCGATGCCAGCGACGAACTGTGGGGTTTCTTGACCAACGGGTTGGAGAGCGCATCAGGCGACGCCGAGAACCCGTTCGTTGCGTTCGAGGAGTTGGAGAACCGGGTGCGGTTCTACAGGGACTGGGTGGCGTTGGGGCGGCCTGTGCCGATGACCGGTTGA
- a CDS encoding DUF934 domain-containing protein — protein MQRIIKNNEVIDETWHLLPKDSTLDGISNCDDLIVPLALWRDHAHALKARDGGLGVWLDADEEAEEIGDDVGQFQVIALNFPAFTDGRNYSNARLLRDRYGFKGELRAIGDVLRDQLFYMRRCGFDAYALRADKDPYEALESLKDFSVTYQAATDEPLPLFRRR, from the coding sequence ATGCAGCGAATCATTAAGAACAACGAGGTCATCGACGAAACCTGGCACCTGCTGCCCAAGGACTCGACCCTCGACGGCATCTCCAACTGCGACGACCTGATCGTGCCGCTGGCCCTGTGGCGCGACCACGCCCATGCGCTCAAGGCCCGCGACGGCGGCCTGGGCGTCTGGCTGGACGCCGACGAAGAAGCCGAGGAGATCGGCGACGACGTGGGGCAGTTCCAGGTCATCGCCCTGAACTTCCCGGCCTTCACCGACGGGCGCAACTACTCCAACGCCCGCCTGCTGCGTGACCGCTACGGCTTCAAGGGCGAACTGCGGGCGATCGGCGACGTGCTGCGCGACCAGCTGTTCTACATGCGCCGCTGCGGCTTCGACGCCTACGCGCTGCGTGCCGACAAGGATCCGTACGAAGCACTGGAAAGCCTCAAGGACTTCTCGGTGACCTACCAGGCCGCCACCGACGAACCGCTGCCGCTGTTCCGTCGCCGCTGA